The proteins below come from a single Zea mays cultivar B73 chromosome 8, Zm-B73-REFERENCE-NAM-5.0, whole genome shotgun sequence genomic window:
- the LOC100382129 gene encoding putative protein kinase superfamily protein codes for MSCFVCFGSAAHDGESRKPPAAGAGKDVPPDRAVVRVGSDKSRSQGGPESKKDLIIHRDGNSQNIAAHTFTFRELAAATKNFRQDCLLGEGGFGRVYKGRLENGQAVAVKQLDRNGLQGNREFLVEVLMLSLLHHTNLVNLIGYCADGDQRLLVYEFMPLGSLEDHLHDLPPDKEPLDWNTRMKIAAGAAKGLEYLHDKTSPPVIYRDFKSSNILLGEGFHPKLSDFGLAKLGPVGDKTHVSTRVMGTYGYCAPEYAMTGQLTVKSDVYSFGVVFLELITGRKAIDNTKTQGEQNLVAWARPLFKDRRKFPKMADPMLQGRFPMRGLYQALAVAAMCLQEQAATRPHIGDVVTALSYLASQAYDPNAPVQHSRSNASTPRSRNPAAWNGDQRSVRSPNHHHSPDPRRRDPARASKYGAEVSRTSSASDSGRRSGLDDMDPTGSQVGSPAQTGRRREAPRATDRQRAVGEARMWGENSRERTNGHGSFDSTHE; via the exons ATGAGCTGCTTCGTCTGCTTCGGGTCGGCGGCGCACGACGGGGAGTCCAGGAAGCCCCCCGCCGCGGGCGCCGGCAAAGACGTCCCGCCGGATCGCGCGGTGGTCCGCGTCGGATCAG ACAAATCAAGATCACAGGGTGGACCAGAATCTAAGAAGGACCTGATTATACATAGGGATGGGAATAGTCAAAATATTGCAGCACATACTTTCACTTTTCGTGAACTTGCTGCAGCCACTAAGAATTTCAGGCAAGATTGCCTTTTAGGGGAGGGAGGTTTTGGTCGTGTATATAAAGGACGCTTGGAGAATGGACAG GCTGTTGCTGTGAAGCAACTTGATCGTAATGGCCTCCAAGGAAATAGGGAATTTCTGGTTGAGGTTCTCATGCTCAGTCTCTTACATCACACTAACCTGGTCAATCTAATTGGCTACTGTGCTGACGGTGACCAACGCCTTCTTGTTTATGAGTTTATGCCATTGGGGTCACTAGAAGATCATCTGCATG ATCTGCCACCAGATAAAGAACCTCTAGACTGGAACACACGGATGAAGATAGCTGCAGGTGCAGCTAAGGGCTTAGAGTACCTTCACGACAAGACGAGTCCTCCTGTTATTTACCGGGATTTTAAGTCGTCAAACATTCTTCTTGGAGAAGGATTTCATCCGAAGCTATCAGACTTTGGCCTTGCAAAACTTGGCCCGGTTGGTGACAAGACCCATGTTTCAACACGTGTGATGGGTACATATGGCTACTGTGCCCCAGAATATGCAATGACTGGGCAGCTCACAGTTAAATCCGATGTGTATAGCTTTGGAGTCGTGTTCCTTGAACTTATCACAGGGCGCAAAGCAATTGACAACACCAAGACCCAAGGGGAGCAAAACCTAGTGGCATGG GCTCGTCCACTGTTCAAGGACCGCAGGAAATTCCCTAAAATGGCTGATCCAATGCTTCAGGGCCGCTTCCCTATGAGGGGTCTATATCAGGCCTTAGCTGTTGCTGCCATGTGCTTGCAAGAGCAAGCTGCTACACGCCCTCACATCGGGGATGTTGTCACTGCTCTCTCATATCTCGCTTCTCAGGCTTATGACCCAAACGCCCCTGTTCAACACAGCCGGAGCAACGCATCTACCCCCAGGTCCAGAAACCCTGCTGCATGGAACGGTGATCAGCGCAGTGTGCGCTCGCCTAATCATCACCATTCTCCAGACCCGCGGCGGAGGGACCCTGCCAGGGCATCCAAGTATGGAGCAGAGGTTAGCAGGACTAGCTCTGCCAGCGATTCTGGCCGGCGGTCAGGTCTGGATGACATGGACCCGACCGGGTCGCAAGTGGGAAGCCCAGCTCAAaccggaagaagaagagaagctcCAAGGGCCACCGACAGACAGCGCGCTGTCGGAGAGGCCAGGATGTGGGGGGAGAACTCAAGGGAGCGAACGAATGGCCATGGTAGCTTCGACAGCACGCATGAGTGA